The following proteins are encoded in a genomic region of Bicyclus anynana chromosome 12, ilBicAnyn1.1, whole genome shotgun sequence:
- the LOC112054478 gene encoding aminopeptidase N-like, which produces MARLKTKCVIILYTLIVSVSARSLPLKHESTSINEGAYIPFKTEVLEDALDFDSREEIEIKDLSIPNGTHRIETRDDITTSNIRNGQTVFAYNIQLTKGEDNNNIEGKAILDVRVSEDTRANPLRFHILGIKVESVLIGLVTDDSMLTVTPNIINNILEIKPPSEAYKYILHIEYNIPIRNDGVGLYAYDEEYIAMNLHPTNARRVFPCMDEPNLRSVAVTFNFIDMGFEHLMTNTALAGDSETTFQPLQGPVHRWAMVAHSMNNIVNPVPNLVSLYVRRGILNQDQYGSVAISSYYVALNTWTGLDHSQIIEHQDGGLHVMAVPDVHRDWYGLSTLCIWEPFILMENNNNAVKQRKLALVTIAEGMARQWFGWILYPDNWRDQWVIAGLASYAGYEVAKNFQTPPPEQEDPSLIDMNAMFTLDVIQESLLYDAYVDADPLRLANAIFNPDQIRLHIDGLIKTKAPALLRMTRLLLSRQTDLVQNAAQGLLRSRSVNKNYYQSNSASTPVTTRNLYDSLNAGYKTPVGSGLIDNVEDFLRPWVENSGYPYLTVNLLGNTGVTITQHRFGFSNRDSVAYAVPLTFTTGNNPNFEDLFPTRVEQNNAMINDVIFDDCWIIFNLQGQGYYRVNYDDELWNRLIEALGDEETRDDIHPLNRASLLDDAFNLARAGILGYDVPFEMVLTMELETEYAVWKAYIRNMEFIRKRLMPFVDDDDDLNENIYWRLLRRAIVAVEEEIGWEPDGEDTAMMSLTRGLVMEHACKIGYETCVAAAVDIFFNPNDEEEVNPNIPPELRPAVYCTMLREDEDDVALPALQALLNRNPPLTRYERLVVLESFACSENNGFITDLLQETINDESPYVVEERSRIFAAIASSSIDNARAALHFLTRNAQAIRNTYGGPEKLEDAIFVMAENVANGGLRNEFNNWITSLDSISNLGDSATVARRALARIDENMQWNNNNLGDIYVWIDENDAPTIFVSTFLMCISVFIALINYN; this is translated from the exons ATGGCCCGGCTTAAGACTAAGTGCGTGATCATACTTTACACTCTAATAGTTTCTGTGTCCGCGAGATCTCTACCTTTAAAACATGAATCCACATCTATAAACGAAGGCGCATACATACCATTCAAAACGGAAGTACTAGAAGATGCTCTCGATTTCGATTCAAGGGAAgagatagaaataaaagatttatcaATTCCAAATGGAACTCACCGGATAGAAACCCGTGATGACATAACCACGAGTAACATAAGAAACGGTCAAACAGTATTCGcgtataatatacaattaacaAAAGgagaagataataataatattgaaggaAAAGCAATTTTGGATGTGAGAGTATCTGAAGATACAAGGGCAAATCCACTGAGGTTCCATATACTTGGGATAAAGGTGGAATCCGTTCTAATAGGTCTTGTGACTGATGACAGCATGTTGACAGTTACACCgaacattattaacaatattttggAAATCAAGCCACCAAGTGAAGCATACAAATACATCCTCCacattgaatataatataccaATAAGAAACGACGGTGTTGGACTATACGCTTACGATGA GGAATACATCGCAATGAACCTACACCCAACGAACGCGAGGCGTGTGTTCCCTTGCATGGACGAGCCCAATTTGAGAAGTGTTGCTGTCACTTTTAACTTCATCGACATGGGATTCGAGCATTTGATGACCAATACCGCACTAGCTGGAGA cAGTGAGACAACATTTCAACCGCTTCAAGGCCCAGTACATCGCTGGGCCATGGTGGCACATAGTATGAACAACATCGTCAACCCAGTTCCAAACTTAGTGTCACTCTACGTTCGAAGAGGAATCCTCAACCAAGATCAGTATGGGTCGGTGGCCATCAGCAGTTACTACGTCGCTTTAAACACATGGACCGGTCTTGATCATTCACAAATCATCGAGCATCAAGATGGCGGCCTGCATGTTATGGCCGTCCCTGATGTCCACCGAGATTGGTACGGCCTGTCCACTTTGTGTATTTG GGAACCCTTCATCCTGATGGAGAACAACAATAACGCTGTCAAGCAAAGGAAGCTAGCCTTGGTGACGATAGCTGAAGGAATGGCGAGACAGTGGTTCGGCTGGATATTATATCCTGATAATTGGAGGGACCAGTGGGTGATTGCAGGTCTAGCAAGTTATGCCGGCTATGAGGTAGCCAAAAAT TTTCAAACGCCTCCCCCAGAGCAAGAAGACCCATCTCTCATTGACATGAACGCAATGTTCACACTGGATGTCATTCAAGAGAGTCTTCTCTACGATGCGTATGTGGACGCTGACCCTCTGAGGCTTGCAAATGCCATATTCAATCCAGACCAAATAAGACTGCACATTGATGGGCTAATAAAGACGAAAGCACCCGCGTTGCTGAGAATGACCCGCTTGTTGCTCAGTCGACAAACTGATTTGGTACAAAATGCCGCACAAGGACTTTTAAGAAGCAGGTctgtaaacaaaaattattatca ATCCAACAGCGCTTCAACGCCGGTCACCACTAGAAACCTGTACGACAGTCTGAACGCTGGCTACAAGACGCCGGTCGGCAGCGGTCTCATAGACAACGTGGAGGACTTCCTCCGCCCCTGGGTAGAGAACAGCGGCTACCCCTATTTAACTGTCAACTTGCTGGGAAATACTGGTGTTACCATAACACAG cACCGTTTTGGGTTCTCAAACCGAGACTCAGTTGCCTACGCCGTTCCATTAACTTTCACAACCGGCAATAACCCTAATTTCGAAGACCTGTTCCCAACACGTGTGGAACAAAATAATGCGATGATTAATGACGTGATATTTGATGATTGTTGGATCATATTCAATCTTCAAGGTCAAG gttactatcgcgttaattACGACGATGAACTGTGGAATAGATTAATCGAAGCTCTGGGGGATGAGGAGACCAGAGACGACATCCATCCCCTCAATCGAGCTTCT CTCCTGGATGACGCCTTCAACCTAGCTAGAGCCGGTATCTTGGGCTATGATGTGCCATTTGAAATGGTGTTGACTATGGAACTTGAAACTGAGTATGCAGTGTGGAAAGCTTATATCAGAAACATGGAGTTCATAAGGAAACGTCTCATGCCCTTCGTAGATGACGACGATGACCTCAATGAAAACATATACTGG cGATTGCTCCGAAGAGCGATAGTGGCAGTAGAAGAGGAAATCGGTTGGGAACCGGACGGCGAGGATACTGCGATGATGTCACTTACGAGAGGCCTAGTCATGGAGCATGCGTGCAAAATCGGGTACGAGACTTGTGTCGCGGCTGCTgttgacatatttttcaaccCCAATGATGAAGAGGAAGT CAATCCAAACATACCACCAGAGCTCAGGCCAGCGGTATATTGCACCATGTTGAGAGAGGATGAAGACGACGTAGCGCTGCCTGCTCTTCAAGCTCTTTTAAACAGGAATCCACCGCTAACTAGATATGAACGCCTGGTCGTTTTGGAATCTTTTGCCTGTTCTGAAAATAATGGATTCATTACCGA CTTACTTCAAGAGACGATTAATGATGAGAGCCCATACGTAGTGGAAGAGCGGTCGAGGATCTTCGCAGCAATTGCATCGTCAAGTATCGACAACGCACGGGCTGCGCTCCATTTCCTCACTAGAAATGCACAAGCTATAAGAAATAC GTACGGTGGTCCAGAAAAACTTGAAGATGCCATTTTCGTTATGGCAGAAAACGTTGCAAATGGTGGACTCCGCAACGAA TTCAACAATTGGATCACTTCCTTGGATTCTATAAGCAATCTGGGCGACTCGGCGACGGTGGCGCGACGAGCGTTAGCGCGTATCGATGAAAACATGCAATGGAACAACAACAACCTGGGCGACATTTACGTATGGATCGATGAAAACGATGCTCCCACCATTTTCGTGTCAACGTTCCTCATGTGTATATCAGTATTTATAGCATTGATTAACTATaactag